The genomic window atatatgtaaacttCATACTGATCACCTGTGGATAGTAAATAAACAAAaggtcttttaaaaaagaaaggtgcAACATCAGACCTGATTACAGACTCAAGCTGCAATTTAATTTAACTTTACCAGGCTTCACATTTAGTTTAATATAATTTGTAATACAGCTGTGTACCATCAGAGGACTATACCTAGCAATGGGTTCTTGCAGTTCttttgtgtgtatacatacagGGAAATCTGGTTTTGAGAAGGTTTTGATTTTCATAGTGTGAAATACTCTGAAGGGTCATCTTAGGTGTATGTATCTAATCTTAGTTAGACTTTGCTAAatcacaaagaaaaaattaaaatcgAGGTTTAATAGTTTTGGTATGTAGGCATTTATTTTATGCATCTTGGAGCTATTTTTGAAGGGCTGAACAGCCATTTGAAGTTAATGGAAACTGGGCTTATTCAACCCACCTGAAAATCTGGAAGGGAATCATGTaacatttctctctttctaaGACACTTTATCATGTTTGTTTCAGATGCATTCGGCAGTTCAGCCCCTACCAGCAAATGTGGTAAGTTCCACTGTAGTAGCTGTTTTATACCTGTACAAAAGAGTAACATACACGGTTATATTGTGGTGTTTGGCACAGCTCCTAGAAGCAAGAGATGATAAAAGAATTACAGATTTCATCAAAGAAATTTTCTAGtatttgtatttgaaaagaaaatcttgaaaatgTGATGCCAATGGTGTATATAGCCAAAAAGAATAACTaattaaaaatttagaaaacaagaaagatGCAGCATTTACAATTTCCAAATCAGAATGACAGGGAAAATGCGAATCAAACatgagggaaagaggaaaaaaatatcaattgaAACTTCAAATTGAAGGCAGAGTATTTGGCAGAGGAAGACTATTTTTTGGACCCTCCTCCATTCACCATgactcctccctcccccaaatcAGCAAAGCTGGGAGCGTCAAGATGTTTTTGTGACCTGTAGAAAATTGTTTCCTGCAGATTTGTATCCTACATCATCTACTATGCCACCATTGCAATAATTCCCTTTTTTACCAGTGTTGTCTACGTGTCTCCCTCCATTTTGCAATATATTCTGTCCTCCCCACACATACGATGCCCAAGCACAGTGCTTGTAACTCCCTCCCACATCCCAGTCTTCCTTTTGCAACACCTCCAGTCACCCAAGTATCTTTGGCTTTTTTTCGCTTCTTTTATGGACTAAGCAAtacccctgctccctcccacatTTACCTGCTTTTATATCCTATCTTTAGGGCAAGAGCCAGCACGTGCTCCTGCCTTCAGCTGCCAAACAGTTGATGATAATAAAGGATgcatcttcttttcctttttctggttGGGTTTTATTAGGGTGTTTCTTCACTGTTCAGCTCCTCGTTTTCATAGACCTTTATCAAATGcaactttcaaaaataaagacaaatacaGCTGTGGTAGAAGACCAGTGACTTAAGTTTAAGTAGATGCATCTTTCAGGATTCTACTCCTGTTGAATTTGACTCAAATCTAGGTTAGAAAGCCATCTGGGAGGGAATGAGGAGCTGACTGACAGGAACTGCAAATTCATAAGCCTTATTTGCCTATGAAATGAAGTTAAAAATCCTAGGTGGTTTGTTAGAAAAAACCCTAGTGTTAATATGTGTCTGTATGCACATGTGTTTAAATGTAAACAGTGATCAGTGCAGGTTTTTTCCACATGTAATTACTGAGCAGGTCACTGATTTAGCCAGCAGACAGAGGGAGTGATCCAGTCAGCACATGTACAACACGTATTCCTTCCTCTGAGAAATTCTGTCAATCTGCATGACGTTTCTCTGCAGACTGTAATATAGCAGGGTATAATTTCTTTCGTACTCTTCTAGGGTCTTAgtctgctttttttctccatttacatTAACTTTATACACTCCAGGTGAATAGTCTTTGTTTTCCATTCAGaatggtaaaaataatttaaaatctaagTTCTGAACTTTAAATCTAATCAGTGACTGTATTAAAATATAATCTTCTGTTCCTTCTTGTGCTAGAGCGGTCAAGAACACTCAAAAGACAGTGACATACAAACTATTCAGAAAGGAAATGAATGTATGCAACCTGTAATAAGAAAAGATGGTAATTCCGAACATGAGGAAGAAACTGAAGTAAAAACCACAATGGACTACTCTTCAAGCACTGAGGAACTGCAGATAGAACAAAGTAATAACATTACATGGATAATACAGATAAGTTAATATTGTTGAAGAAAGGATAAATGTGTTAGATACAGTATATAAGACAATGCTTGAATCCTGAATTAAATGTTTTTGTACAAAAACCAGTAAAATTCAGTAGTGGCAAACTATGATAAATACCCAAAGCTCTGAACAAAAGCACAGTATTTCCAGTGGCTGCCCTAGGACATTAAGATCCATGTGCTGTAACCCCTCGGGGTGTTGCAATACTCTTTCTGCATGCCAGTTCAAGAAGTGAATAGGGGTTAGGAAGAACTATAATGTGTACAGAAGTGTTTAGAAGGAAAACCAAGGACTTGCCCTTTCCCATAAAACAATTAAGGTAGAAAGAAAGCAATTGCACTGCACAGGACAATGAAGGTCTGTTCATGTGGATAATCATAATACTTTTCTATACAAAGCATTTTGTAACTCCTGTAAGTAATTTTTTGAAGCCACCTCCAGGAAATGTACTCTAATGCTCAGTCTCTAAAGTGTAGCAAAGAGAAGTGGAAATTTAAAAGCTTATTAACTGCGAAATGACTGCTTTAAAGGATCAGTGCTCACAGCCTTCAAGTGTATCTTTCAGAAAACACCTTTCTGATCTTGAAATGCCTGCTATTCCTCACTGGCCCACTACCATCAAGTCATAGCATATTCTTTTTGGTAGAAACACGGTCCCTTAAACAGTTTTGTTGTTATCCCTTTAGCTAAAACTGccactttcaaaaataaacacaaatacaatTGCAGTAGTAACCAGTGGCTTAAACTTTATGTAGATACACAATGGTTGATTAAGTATGTGTTATAATTTCGTAATGAAGACCCCTTTCATTAATAAGGCTGATGGATATCAGTTGGGAAATATTTTAACTGTAAGCCCTATCTAAAATCTACAGAACGTcaatatattttctgtttgaacagttaataaatattttgcaagttACTATAATGTAATGCTTACCTTTAGTAACTTTTTGATAGACTTGTGTGTGTAATGTAAGATAAGAAAAATCAGTATTGATACTAATCTTAAGTCCATCCCTTTGGAAAgtttaaactgtaaaaataaagcattactTAACCTCTAGGTTATCTATCACTAACTAGAGAATACACTTACTCTAACAGATTTACAAGttcttgaaaacagttttaagGATGAAATTAATGTTGCTAGCCCttatgaagaaaagcaaagggagGCTTCTCCCAGGAATACCCTCTGCACAGATACTGATTTAATTACCCAAGGACGGACCTCAGAAATACATGTCACTGAgtgcaaagaagcagaaaatctAGGAGCAACACCTAGAACGTTACTGGATGAAAACAATGCATATTTAGAACAAAAGCTTCAGGACAGCACTGAGCCATGGACAGCGTGCCACACACAAACAGGAAAGATCTTTTTGGACAGTACTGACACCGTAGGTGCCTACAAGAAAAATGGAAGTCAGGAGACCAACTCTAGCAAGCAAGAACTGGGCAATAGTACAGATGAATCAATCTGTACTAAGGCAGATAAAAAATCAAATACCATACAACGCAACACAAGTGTCCCTACACGTGAAGCACCCAAACCCAAGTCTGAAGTGGTTCTCTGCACTAAGAATGCTGGGTGTGAGAGAAGTACAGATAATCAACAAGCTAAGGAATTGAGTTTTGGCATCCTACCTTATGTTAAAGAAAATTCTCAAATGGAGTACCAAAAATGTACCCGGCGGGACAGTGACAATTATGTAGGCAATGGAttacatgaaacagaaaaaaacttgcTAAATCTGAGTGGTTTAAATAGAGATAAGCTTCCTTTTAAACAGACAGACATAGATGCAGAAGACGGAAGTTACAATGACAGTGCCAGAAACATAAACAAAGATGATGTGCTGCGGAGTACTGGTGTTCCAGCAACTGCTGCTCAGAATCCGCCAACCCTTTACTGCGGTAATGCAAGCAGTGATGATGCCACAAAAGAACACAGCGCTAGTATGTCTCTCTCAGGTACTTTCAGTTTATGCCCCCCCAAAATAGAAGGAGAAATATATGTGGGTGACATGAGCAGCAAGCAACCTGAACAAGACAGTACTGAACAACCAGGGGATGCTACAAATATATGTACTTTGAATGCTGAAGCTGTATCTCCAGTGAAGGCTGACGGGCTTGAAATAATTgctcataaaaaaaccccaacagatagAGTTAGTACAGATAAACGAATTCCATGTAAAAAAGTTAATGATGATATTCAGATACACTCCATCAAAAATGGATATTCCCTGGAGATTAATAATTCAACAAATAACACattgttaaaagagaaaaaagactcACTGAGTAGTACAGTTCCAGGAAGGAAGTTTGCTGAGGGTCACCTGAAAGAATCATGTTCTTTACCCATGAGAACATCTGGAAATTTAGTAAACATAAGTGGAAGGTCATCCTTTGATCTTTCAACCTCAGATAAAAAAGCTGAGAAAACGCCAGTATACTTAAACTTTTTAGACCCCAGTTCTTGTTCAAGAGTAAATCAAAAGAGAGGTCAAACTACATGGACTTCAGCTTCCAAGGAACCTTCCCTTTTGAAAGAGAAACTACCATGCTCAGTGGAAAACACAAAGATTACTTCAAAAACACAGTGTCAAAATCTCAGTGAAAATGTTGACAGAAGAGAAACAGGACTGGgtaagaaaaataagcctttatATTTTGAAGCATGTAGGAATATATGTAGAAAAACCATCAAAATGTAGAATTTCTGCATCTAAGTTTAGtgtagcattaaaaaaacataaacctGACAGTTATATGGTAATACAGTTAGATGTGTCTGCAAATGAGGCTTAGAgaaactttactttttttaaaaaaattgttcatcTTTGTACACTTAAAACCATCTGAATGTGTTGAATGTGTGAAAGGAGAAG from Athene noctua chromosome 14, bAthNoc1.hap1.1, whole genome shotgun sequence includes these protein-coding regions:
- the CCDC73 gene encoding coiled-coil domain-containing protein 73 encodes the protein MDEDFKTQALDSTLQSPSETLLSIRLLDFKTSLLEAIEELRIRRETEINYEEQISKIVVEKQELEWQKETLQHQTDTLHQRNKEAMASFKKQLQARMFAMEEEKGKYQLAVETKEKEIEGLKEALKALQISKYTLQKKLNEMDQKLQMHLTAKEEHHKKLNEVEKCYATIACQFGIIKGVHGKLEHSVQEAIQLNKKLTSVNKRQETEISSLKEELKKVTTDLIRSKVTSQYRVGEENINLAAKEKQFQELQQKIKMETAVSKKVQEENAHIKEEKLEILSSLQCVQELLQRLTQTNVRMESELNALREEYQTLERDNELQREKAKENEEKFLNLQNEHEKALRTWKKDEENMRREIDTIKNELNCLKGVHRHLEDYHPPQGNQHSEQVENLQMHSAVQPLPANVSGQEHSKDSDIQTIQKGNECMQPVIRKDGNSEHEEETEVKTTMDYSSSTEELQIEQNLQVLENSFKDEINVASPYEEKQREASPRNTLCTDTDLITQGRTSEIHVTECKEAENLGATPRTLLDENNAYLEQKLQDSTEPWTACHTQTGKIFLDSTDTVGAYKKNGSQETNSSKQELGNSTDESICTKADKKSNTIQRNTSVPTREAPKPKSEVVLCTKNAGCERSTDNQQAKELSFGILPYVKENSQMEYQKCTRRDSDNYVGNGLHETEKNLLNLSGLNRDKLPFKQTDIDAEDGSYNDSARNINKDDVLRSTGVPATAAQNPPTLYCGNASSDDATKEHSASMSLSGTFSLCPPKIEGEIYVGDMSSKQPEQDSTEQPGDATNICTLNAEAVSPVKADGLEIIAHKKTPTDRVSTDKRIPCKKVNDDIQIHSIKNGYSLEINNSTNNTLLKEKKDSLSSTVPGRKFAEGHLKESCSLPMRTSGNLVNISGRSSFDLSTSDKKAEKTPVYLNFLDPSSCSRVNQKRGQTTWTSASKEPSLLKEKLPCSVENTKITSKTQCQNLSENVDRRETGLGSTSFNRTADTLNTSSIHQDPQGDPSEDRNAVAKTFYDSSFPTEHEKERFTALQHEQKSSHMTVTPTRSESALRDEDSSSIHNVIIQYQIEEIEKFLNLERFHSARKRKYEESQ